The Aeoliella mucimassa genome includes the window CGACCGTCGGATTCTCCTTTACCCTTAGGCCCTTTGCCTTTGCCCTTGTTTTTGCTGTCGTCGTCGGTGCCGCCGCCGTCGATGAAGGTGCCACCCGTCTTGCGGGCGCGTTCGGCTTCGAGACTGCGTTCGGCCTTACGAAGGTGAGCTGCCAGCGGCTTGCTACCCGCTTTACCACCCAGCACTTCGGCGGGCAGTTTCATGTCGGGCTTCAGGGCCTTGGCTTCTTCCTTCTTCTTCGGCTTCGGCTTGTTAGCTTCGGTCGGAGCGGGAATGGGAGCCAGCTTGATGGCCGGGCGAGCGCGATTCTGAGAACCACCCTCACGCTTCGGCTTTGGCTTGTTCGTGCGACCGACTACCGGCGGCTTGCCAGCGGCAGCACCACCAGGACCAATGTAGTCCTCGCGACGCAACATACCGGCTAGCGGTCCCGATCCGGGCTCGCTCTTGGTATCTTCAGGCGAGCTTTCGGGCTGCTTCTGTTCGGCAGCTCCGCTGGTGCTCGACTCCTGCGATTTGGCTTCGGCAGTGGGAGTTTCTTCGGTCGGCTGTTCTTGAGCAGTCGTTTCGGTGGGTTCCGACGCGGTCTCTTCGACCTCGGCTGTCGGTTGATCCTGCGACTCTTGCTCGACCGCAGTCTCTTCGACGAATTCCGATTCTGGATCGGTTTCTTCCGCCAAGCGGGCTGCTTTGACCGCTTCGAGAGGGCTAGTGGCCCTGGGGGTTACAATCACCTTCATCCGCTCGTTCGCGGAACCAGGTGCTTTGGGGCGTTCCATCGCCGGAGGAGCCTTCGTAGACGACGAGGCTTTGGGCGACTTGTCGTTGCCACCGTTGAGATATTGTTTGACCTTGGTGACTTCCCCTTCGGTCAAACTGGCCAGCGCAGAACCTTTGCCGGGGATGCCTGCACGCGTGCAGATATCCACCAGTTCTTTACTGTCGAGCTTTAGCTCTTTTGCGAGCGCGTAAATGCGAACCGCCAAAATGGTTTCTCCAATCGGCCCGCATGTCCGCGGGCTTCACTACCGTTACCGAATCATTTGCCACGTCTCCCGTGTGATGATTGCGGATGGACATTTATTAACCATGGCCAGACCAGCCGGCGTTGCCACACCTCGTTGAATTGAACGAGAGATGGCGTCGCCGGCCCGGGCTGTGCCCAAAAATCACATGCCGCCAAGCCCTGTGTTATCGACTACTGAGGGGGGGCTTGTCCAGCGTCCGCCTCGGTTTTCTCTGCTTCTTCACCTTCAGCCGGGGCGGTCTCGGCATCGGTGCTTTCGCCTTCGGTGGGTTCCGTGGCCTCCTCGGCAGTACCCCCCTCTTCGGGGGTGTCGTCTTCGGAGGAGTCTCCCCGAGCCTCAGCCGCGGCAGCTTCGGCTTCCGCTACTTCGGCTTCGAGTCGTTCCTGTTCCCGCTTTTGACGGCGAGCCTCGGCAGCGGCTTCTTCGGCAGCTTCGGCCCGTTCTTCTGCTTGTTCGACGATCGAGTTTACTTGTTCTTCGCTCAGGCCGCCCATCTGCATCAGGTCGTCGGGCTCGATGATCGACAGGTCGTCGTAGCTCAAAAAGCCTTCTTCTACGAGCTTTTCGGCCAGTTCGATCGCCATGCCCTCGAGTTGGCTGAAGCCTTCGACCGCGCGGTCGATCGATTCGGCCAGCTCTTCCTGAGTCATGATTTCGATGTCCCAGCCCGACAGTTTACTCGCCAGGCGGACGTTTTGGCCACGGCGACCAATGGCCAATGATAGCTGATCTTCGCTCACTAGCACGATCGCCCGACCGAGCATTTTGCACAAGATCACCTGCTCGACTGTCGCCGGCGACAGGGCGTTGGGAATCAGGACTTCGAGGTCTTCATCCCAGCGGACAATGTCGATTCGCTCGCCAGCCAGTTCGTCGACGATATTCTTGATGCGGTTACCGCGAACGCCGACGCAAGCGCCGACGCAGTCGACTCGGGCATCGCTGCTCGAGACGGCCACCTTCGAACGATAGCCCGGCTCGCGGGAAATGCCACGAACTTCGATCACGCCGTCGGCGATTTCGGGAATCTCCTGCTCGAACAATCGCTGCACCAGGCTCGGCGACCGGCGACTGAGGATCACTTTCACCCGGCTGCCAGCTTTGCGAACTTCGTATACGGTAGCCCGCACGCGTTCGTTAGCGTGGTGCGTTTCGCCTGGAATCTGCTCGCTGCGGGGCAGGATGGCTTCGACGTTGGTCAGGGCCACCGTGGCAGCTCCACCTTCGTAGCGCTGAATGATGCCGCTGACCATGTGGTTCAGCAGTTCCTCGTACTCGTCGAACAGGGCGTCGCGTTCCGCTTCGCGGATCTTTTGGATCATCACCTGCTTGGCGGTCTGGGCACCGATTCGGCCGACCGCTTCTTCGGAATCAAGCTCTTCGCCGTTGATATTAGCGCGAATCGTGCCATCTTTGCGGTCGATGTTGACCGTGATGTCCGACTCTTCGCCGTAGTGTTTCTTGGCGGCTGACACCAACGCGGCTTCGATACCTTCGAACACGATTTCTTTTTCGATGTTCTTATCGCGATGGATCGCGTCGACGATTCGTAGCACTTCGTTAGCGTTCATGGTGATTTCCGTTCCCGCGGCCTATTCGCCTACCGCGCGAGGCAATTCGAGTTGTCGGGTTGTGGCAGGTTGTACA containing:
- the nusA gene encoding transcription termination factor NusA; translated protein: MNANEVLRIVDAIHRDKNIEKEIVFEGIEAALVSAAKKHYGEESDITVNIDRKDGTIRANINGEELDSEEAVGRIGAQTAKQVMIQKIREAERDALFDEYEELLNHMVSGIIQRYEGGAATVALTNVEAILPRSEQIPGETHHANERVRATVYEVRKAGSRVKVILSRRSPSLVQRLFEQEIPEIADGVIEVRGISREPGYRSKVAVSSSDARVDCVGACVGVRGNRIKNIVDELAGERIDIVRWDEDLEVLIPNALSPATVEQVILCKMLGRAIVLVSEDQLSLAIGRRGQNVRLASKLSGWDIEIMTQEELAESIDRAVEGFSQLEGMAIELAEKLVEEGFLSYDDLSIIEPDDLMQMGGLSEEQVNSIVEQAEERAEAAEEAAAEARRQKREQERLEAEVAEAEAAAAEARGDSSEDDTPEEGGTAEEATEPTEGESTDAETAPAEGEEAEKTEADAGQAPPQ